A window of the Gossypium hirsutum isolate 1008001.06 chromosome A03, Gossypium_hirsutum_v2.1, whole genome shotgun sequence genome harbors these coding sequences:
- the LOC107886050 gene encoding laccase-4, whose protein sequence is MEMAPWIRVLMLLACLWFPASVECMVRHYKFNVVLKNTTRLCSTKPIVTVNGRYPGPTLVAREDDTILVKVVNHVKYNLSIHWHGIRQIRTGWADGPAYITQCPIQPGQNYVYNFTLTGQRGTLWYHAHILWLRATVHGAIVILPKRDVPYPFPKPHKEEIVVLGEWWKSDVEAVINEALKSGLAPNVSDAHTINGHPGPVPGCPSKGYMLPVTPGKMYMLRIINAALNEELFFKIAGHQLTVVEVDATYVKPFKIDTIVIAPGQTTNVLVTTHRGGGKYMVAASTFMDAPIAVDNVTATATLHYSGSLTSAATTLTSTPPKNATSVATNFISSLRSLNSEQYPANVPLKIDHSLLFTVGLGVNPCPTCVNGSRVVASINNVTFVMPKISLLQAHFFNISGVFTSDFPGNPPAPFNYTSTQVTNFATKQGTRLYRLAYNDTVQLVLQDTGMITPENHPLHLHGFNFFEVGRGLGNFNPKEDPKKFNLVDPVERNTIGVPSGGWTAIRFRADNPGVWFMHCHLEVHTTWGLKMAFVVDNGKGPNESLLPPPSDFPKC, encoded by the exons ATGGAGATGGCACCATGGATTCGAGTCCTAATGCTTTTAGCTTGCTTATGGTTTCCAGCTTCGGTGGAGTGCATGGTTCGCCACTACAAGTTCAAT GTGGTGTTGAAAAATACAACAAGATTATGCTCAACCAAGCCTATTGTCACTGTGAATGGACGTTATCCTGGACCCACTTTAGTTGCTAGAGAAGATGATACCATTCTTGTCAAAGTGGTCAACCATGTCAAATACAATCTCTCCATCCACTG GCATGGGATTAGGCAAATACGTACGGGTTGGGCAGATGGACCAGCATATATAACCCAATGCCCGATTCAACCGGGGCAGAACTATGTGTACAACTTCACCCTCACTGGCCAAAGGGGCACCCTTTGGTATCATGCACATATCCTATGGCTAAGAGCCACCGTGCACGGTGCAATTGTTATCTTGCCCAAGCGTGATGTTCCTTATCCTTTCCCTAAACCCCACAAGGAAGAGATTGTTGTGTTAGGTGAATGGTGGAAATCGGATGTTGAAGCCGTCATTAATGAGGCTCTGAAATCTGGTTTGGCTCCTAATGTCTCTGATGCTCACACCATCAATGGTCACCCAGGACCTGTCCCCGGCTGCCCTTCAAAGG GGTATATGTTGCCAGTTACACCAGGGAAGATGTACATGCTTCGAATCATCAACGCTGCACTGAATGAAGAACTCTTTTTCAAAATCGCCGGCCATCAACTCACCGTAGTCGAAGTTGATGCCACGTACGTGAAACCTTTCAAAATAGACACCATCGTTATAGCCCCAGGGCAGACCACAAACGTCCTCGTTACCACCCACCGCGGCGGAGGAAAGTACATGGTGGCAGCCTCAACTTTCATGGACGCACCGATAGCCGTCGACAACGTGACCGCCACCGCCACCTTACATTACTCCGGCTCTCTCACCAGTGCCGCCACCACCCTTACGTCAACCCCACCGAAAAACGCTACTTCAGTGGCAACAAATTTCATCAGTTCATTACGAAGCTTGAATTCCGAACAATATCCAGCTAATGTCCCTTTGAAGATCGACCATTCCCTGCTTTTCACCGTTGGACTTGGCGTTAACCCCTGTCCTACCTGCGTTAACGGAAGCCGTGTTGTGGCTTCCATCAACAATGTTACCTTTGTTATGCCGAAGATTTCATTGCTTCAAGCCCATTTCTTCAACATAAGTGGCGTTTTCACCAGTGATTTTCCCGGGAATCCGCCTGCTCCATTCAACTACACAAGCACACAAGTAACGAACTTTGCTACCAAACAAGGAACAAGACTGTATAGGCTTGCGTATAACGACACCGTCCAGCTGGTCTTGCAAGATACTGGGATGATTACCCCAGAGAATCACCCTCTTCATTTGCATGGATTCAACTTCTTTGAGGTTGGGAGGGGATTGGGGAATTTCAACCCCAAAGAGGATCCTAAAAAGTTCAATCTTGTTGACCCTGTTGAGAGGAACACCATTGGGGTTCCATCTGGTGGATGGACTGCCATAAGGTTTAGGGCAGATAATCCAG GGGTTTGGTTCATGCATTGCCATTTGGAAGTGCATACAACATGGGGGCTTAAGATGGCGTTTGTTGTGGACAATGGAAAAGGCCCAAATGAGTCTCTTCTACCACCTCCAAGTGATTTCCCCAAGTGCTGA
- the LOC121217805 gene encoding uncharacterized protein, with protein sequence MSDERMDNVEQEMYTGSRELEETESATPSVNPLNNQAPNVGRERNTSQVLRDIADALHHIVRAIPTTTSVPTVRQAPIKELRKYGAMKFQGLKGADPSVAENWIETTKRVLQQLDCTPRESLICAVSLLQGEAYLWWESVVRHLPDDQVTWDLFQKEFQKKYIGELYIEEKKQEFLVLKQGNMSVLDYEREFSRLSRYALEYVPTEADSCKRFLRGLRDEIKIQLVSLRITELVDLVERAKMIEQVLGLDKKLEIGKSAGKRMGTTSFNPLQKRFRESRSDWRSSFSSDKGGRSRGKQMTVSTSSVRGPSRSIEIPDYHFIRDCPKGESATPATSQRSVPTVRGRGSSRGGSGSVSRGGGVRRNSDIVTQQSEARASARAYVVRTREEGDAHDVVTAAFMDLMNRIFQPYLDQFVVIFIDDILVYSKTEAEHDQHLRIVLQILREKQLYGKLSKCEFWLSEVVFLGHVVSADGI encoded by the exons atgtcaGATGAAAGAATGGATAATGTTGAACAGGAAATGTATACTGGAAGTCGAGAATTAGAAGAAACTGAATCTGCTACACCTAGTGTGAATCCGTTAAATAATCAAGCTCCTAACGTAGGGAGAGAAAGAAATACCTCACAAGTGTTAAGAGATATAGCTGATGCATTACATCATATAGTGAGAGCTATACCTACTACTACATCTGTACCCACTGTCAGACAGGCCCCAATTAAAGAGCTACGAAAATATGGTGCCATGAAATTTCAGGGATTAAAAGGAGCTGATCCATCCGTTGCTGAAAATTGGATAGAAACAACAAAAAGAGTTTTGCAACAATTAGACTGCACCCCTCGAGAGAGTCTGATATGTGCTGTATCACTGTTACAAGGAGAAGCGTATCTCTGGTGGGAATCTGTGGTTAGACATTTGCCGGATGATCAGGTAACTTGGGActtgtttcaaaaagaatttcagaagaagtatATTGGGGAATTGTACAtcgaagagaaaaagcaagagttTTTAGTGTTGAAACAGGGGAATATGTCAGTACTGGATTATGAGCGAGAGTTCTCTAGATTGAGCAGGTATGCTTTAGAATATGTTCCAACCGAGGCTGATAGTTGTAAACGGTTTCTACGGGGACTACGAGATGAAATCAAGATTCAATTGGTAAGTCTCAGAATTACTGAACTTGTTGATCTGGTTGAGCGAGCAAAAATGATAGAACAAGTACTGGGTCtggataaaaaattagaaattggtaAATCAGCTGGGAAACGTATGGGAACTACTAGTTTTAATCCATTACAGAAGAGATTCAGAGAATCAAGAAGTGACTGGAGATCCAGTTTTAGTTCAGACAAAGGTGGTAGAAGCAGAGGTAAACAGATGACAGTATCTACTAGTAGTGTGAGAGGTCCATCCCGAAGTATAGAAATTCCAGACT ATCATTTCATCCGAGATTGTCCGAAAGGTGAAAGTGCCACACCTGCAACATCTCAAAGATCAGTACCTACTGTTCGTGGCAGAGGATCTAGTAGGGGTGGTTCGGGTTCTGTGTCTAGAGGTGGAGGTGTCAGAAGAAACAGCGATATAGTTACACAACAGTCAGAGGCCAGAGCGTCAGCCAGAGCGTACGTAGTCCGGACCCGTGAGGAGGGCGATGCACATGATGTTGTTACAG ctgcttttatggatctcatgaaccGCATTTTCCAGCCGTACTTAGATCAGTTTGTAGTgattttcattgatgatatattggtatATTCGAAGACAGAGGCAGAACATGATCAGCATCTTCGAATAGTTCTACAAATTTTACGAGAGAAACAGTTATATGGAAAGctcagtaaatgcgagttctggttatCAGAAGTGGtatttctgggacatgtagtatctgcaGATGGAATCTGA